One window from the genome of Osmerus eperlanus chromosome 1, fOsmEpe2.1, whole genome shotgun sequence encodes:
- the LOC134008118 gene encoding putative nuclease HARBI1: MVDEVATVISIKSVMKAIYKVLFTCVSSCTMACPFLNDVLDDEALILRRAFRRERVFRDRSDPLAFSDEYLHERYRFSGDGIRYLCRLLGPKIQHRTGRSHALTIPQMVCVALRFFASGMFLYAVGDAETLNKGTICRTVRSVCLALKSLAHIFITFPGHRRMCYIKEDFHKIAGFPNVIGALDCTHIRIKRPSGAHEGDYVNRKSFHSINVQMICDASCMITNVEAKWPGSVHDSRVFRSSTISQRLSQGEFSGVLLGDKGYACETYLLTPLADPQTAAQQGYNLAHARTRGRIEMAFGLLKSRFQCLHHLRVTPDRACDITVACTVLHNVACLRRERGPALAPEIEWDNAAIFPDNINGRLVRDQYINYFT, translated from the exons ATGGTTGACGAAGTTGCAACGGTGATTTCAATAAAGTCAGTGATGAAGGCGATATATAAAGTCCTATTCACCTGTGTTTCTTCTTGCACCATGGCATGCCCATTTCTTAATGACGTGTTGGACGACGAAGCACTGATACTGAGACGTGCTTTCAGACGTGAGAGGGTGTTTCGTGACAGATCTGACCCTTTGGCTTTTTCGGACGAGTACCTGCATGAGAGGTATAGGTTTTCTGGAGATGGGATCCGTTATTTGTGTAGACTGCTGGGTCCCAAAATTCAGCACCGCACAGGGCGAAGCCATGCTCTCACCATCCCACAGATGGTCTGTGTGGCACTGCGCTTTTTCGCAAGCGGCATGTTTTTATATGCCGTGGGAGATGCCGAAACCTTGAATAAAGGTACCATTTGCCGTACGgtcagaagtgtgtgtttggcactGAAGTCCTTGGCACACATCTTCATTaccttccctggccacagaagaatgtgttacatCAAGGAGGATTTCCACAAGATTGCAG GTTTCCCTAATGTCATTGGTGCgctggactgcacacacatccGAATTAAACGCCCCTCAGGGGCCCATGAGGGAGATTATGTCAATCGAAAATCCTTCCACAGTATCAATGTTCAG ATGATCTGTGATGCTTCCTGCATGATCACCAATGTGGAGGCAAAGTGGCCTGGGTCTGTCCATGACTCCCGAGTTTTCAGGTCCAGTACCATTTCCCAGCGACTGTCACAAg GTGAATTCTCTGGTGTTCTTCTGGGAGACAAGGGTTATGCCTGTGAGACATACCTTCTCACTCCACTAGCAGACCCTcagacagcagcacagcaaGGGTACAATCTTGCCCATGCAAGAACAAGGGGCCGAATTGAAATGGCATTTGGCCTTCTAAAGTCACGTTTTCAGTGTCTCCACCACCTGAGGGTCACCCCAGACAGGGCATGTGACATCACTGTAGCTTGCACTGTCCTACATAATGTTGCCTGtctgaggagagaaaggggtccTGCACTGGCACCGGAGATTGAGTGGGACAATGCAGCAATCTTCCCAGATAACATAAATGGCAGGCTAGTCAGAGACCAATATATtaattattttacataa